In the Sediminibacter sp. Hel_I_10 genome, one interval contains:
- the mraZ gene encoding division/cell wall cluster transcriptional repressor MraZ, producing MNPLIGTYECKVDAKGRLMLPAAIKKQLLPVLQNGFVLKRAVFQPCLELYPMSEWDSLMQKINKLNRFKKKNNDFIRRFTAGLKMVEVDATGRLLIPKDLVAFSGISKDIVVSSAINIIEIWDKDKYEQAIDDATGDFADLAEEVMGQDDDDGLS from the coding sequence TTGAACCCTTTAATAGGAACATACGAGTGTAAAGTTGATGCCAAAGGAAGGCTGATGCTCCCTGCTGCCATAAAAAAGCAGCTGCTCCCTGTGTTGCAAAATGGTTTTGTCTTGAAGCGAGCGGTATTTCAACCTTGCTTAGAATTGTACCCAATGAGTGAATGGGACAGCTTAATGCAAAAAATAAATAAGCTCAACAGATTCAAGAAAAAGAATAATGATTTTATCAGACGCTTTACGGCAGGTCTTAAAATGGTTGAGGTAGATGCTACCGGAAGATTGCTTATTCCAAAAGATTTGGTGGCATTTTCTGGTATTAGCAAAGATATTGTAGTGTCTTCTGCCATCAACATCATTGAGATTTGGGACAAGGATAAATATGAACAGGCTATTGATGATGCTACGGGAGATTTTGCAGATTTAGCCGAAGAAGTAATGGGACAAGATGACGACGATGGACTATCATAA
- the rsmH gene encoding 16S rRNA (cytosine(1402)-N(4))-methyltransferase RsmH — translation MDYHNPVLLKETVDGLAIKPSGIYVDVTFGGGGHSKEILKRLGPEGKLFAFDQDKDALLNTIDDSRFTLINENFRHVKRFLRFYGAKEVDGVLADFGVSSHQFDVAERGFSTRFEADLDMRMNQDDKISAYHVVNEYDEEQIKRVLLQYGELRQAPAMAKAIVDERKNAVIKTSEHLKKTLNRFLNHKRENKVLAQIYQAIRIEVNQEIEVLKEFLQQTPEVLKKGGRLSVISYHSLEDRLVKRFIRNGLFEGEPERDVFGRYEVPLKKVGNLIVPTAAEISANNRARSAKLRIAKKL, via the coding sequence ATGGACTATCATAACCCGGTATTGTTAAAAGAAACAGTGGATGGCTTGGCTATTAAACCAAGCGGTATCTATGTGGATGTCACCTTTGGTGGTGGTGGCCACAGTAAGGAAATTCTTAAAAGGTTGGGGCCAGAAGGGAAGTTGTTTGCTTTTGATCAAGACAAGGATGCGCTTTTAAACACCATTGACGATTCTCGTTTTACGTTGATCAATGAGAATTTTAGACATGTCAAACGATTTCTAAGATTTTATGGTGCCAAGGAAGTAGACGGTGTGTTGGCGGATTTTGGTGTGTCATCCCATCAATTTGATGTTGCTGAGCGCGGATTTTCTACACGTTTTGAGGCAGATTTAGATATGCGCATGAATCAAGATGATAAAATATCAGCTTATCACGTGGTCAATGAATATGATGAGGAGCAAATAAAGCGCGTGTTGCTTCAATATGGAGAGTTGAGACAGGCTCCAGCGATGGCTAAAGCTATTGTAGATGAGCGTAAAAACGCGGTAATCAAAACAAGTGAACATTTAAAGAAAACCTTAAATCGGTTTTTGAATCATAAAAGAGAAAATAAGGTCTTGGCTCAAATTTACCAGGCCATTCGTATTGAGGTCAATCAAGAAATTGAGGTGCTTAAGGAGTTTTTGCAACAAACACCCGAGGTCTTGAAAAAGGGTGGGAGATTAAGTGTCATCTCATACCATTCATTAGAAGATCGTCTAGTGAAACGCTTTATCAGAAATGGATTGTTTGAGGGGGAGCCAGAGCGTGACGTATTTGGGCGTTACGAGGTGCCTTTAAAAAAGGTAGGAAATTTAATCGTACCAACAGCAGCAGAAATTTCGGCAAACAATAGAGCGCGGAGTGCAAAATTAAGAATTGCTAAAAAGCTATAA
- a CDS encoding FtsL-like putative cell division protein, which yields MKNNVSGILRGKFLVSDDSFKNWRIIIFISFLAIIMIASSHSADQKVYKIARMKNEVKELRSAFVDGRGKLMRMKKESHIESVMREKGIVISEIPPRKIKVKSQD from the coding sequence ATGAAGAACAATGTTAGCGGCATATTGAGAGGTAAGTTTTTAGTGAGTGATGACTCTTTTAAAAACTGGAGAATAATCATTTTTATCTCATTCTTGGCCATTATCATGATTGCAAGTTCGCATAGCGCAGATCAAAAAGTCTACAAAATTGCAAGAATGAAAAATGAGGTTAAAGAATTAAGATCGGCATTTGTTGACGGAAGAGGAAAGCTGATGAGAATGAAAAAAGAGTCACATATAGAAAGTGTAATGAGAGAAAAAGGGATTGTAATCTCAGAGATCCCGCCAAGAAAAATAAAAGTAAAATCACAGGATTAA
- a CDS encoding penicillin-binding protein has product MFVFALAVVFKLCVIQYVQGDEYRSLSEDRIVKNIEIQANRGNVYSADGSLLATSIPKYDIRIDAIQPKQETFNALIKPLGDSLSKYTGKSSSYHQNSIKKARNNKNRYFLLARNISYSDYIRLRNFPMLNLGAIKGGLIVEQTTRREHPMGGIAERTIGYERKDDQGNVTRPGIDGAFGARYLTGTNGKRLSQKIGNGKWKPIVDYNQVEPKDGYDVYTTIDVNIQDIAHHSLLGQLEYYEAEHGCAVVMDVKTGEIRAISNLGRNTNGEYYERLNYAVGESHEPGSTFKVMALMAALEDKVIDTSSVVDTQKGVKRFYGRNIYDSHHGGYGKISAARALEVSSNIGLATIIDEHYSDQPNKFIDHIKSWHLNKMLGVSIIGEGAPVIPEPGDKLWSKNALPSMAYGYNLKMTPLQVLAFYNAIANNGEMVKPRFIKSVKEFDKDIEVFEKEVINEQICSEKTLKEIREILKNIVVRGTGSSLYSENFSMAGKTGTAQTEYWMDGWKENKRYISSFAGYFPAENPKYSCIVVIHKPSTNKGYYGADVSGPVFKRIAQKIFTETPLVDEVEQLGVVSTKADQEFQDFFKTAQTYKTIMPNVVGLPTMDALALLENMGLKVTTKGVGTVKYQSVEKGIKVKRNQTVLINS; this is encoded by the coding sequence ATGTTTGTGTTCGCGCTTGCTGTGGTGTTCAAGTTGTGTGTGATTCAATATGTTCAGGGAGATGAATACCGCAGTCTATCTGAAGATCGTATTGTGAAAAACATCGAAATTCAGGCCAATCGGGGTAACGTGTATTCTGCAGATGGAAGTTTATTGGCAACATCGATTCCTAAATATGATATTAGAATTGATGCCATTCAGCCAAAACAAGAAACCTTTAACGCGTTGATCAAACCTTTAGGAGATTCGCTTTCAAAATACACTGGTAAAAGCTCTAGTTATCATCAAAACAGCATTAAAAAAGCTCGAAATAACAAGAACCGCTATTTTCTTTTAGCCAGAAATATTAGTTATTCAGATTACATACGGCTACGCAATTTTCCAATGCTTAATCTAGGTGCGATCAAGGGCGGTCTTATTGTTGAGCAAACTACAAGGAGAGAGCATCCTATGGGTGGTATTGCAGAGCGTACTATTGGTTACGAGCGTAAGGACGATCAAGGTAATGTTACAAGACCAGGGATTGATGGTGCTTTTGGAGCAAGATACTTAACAGGTACAAACGGCAAGCGACTGAGTCAAAAAATTGGAAACGGGAAATGGAAACCAATTGTAGATTACAACCAAGTAGAGCCAAAAGATGGTTATGATGTGTACACCACTATAGATGTCAATATTCAGGATATCGCGCACCATTCGCTTTTAGGACAATTGGAATATTATGAAGCAGAACATGGCTGTGCTGTGGTAATGGATGTTAAAACTGGAGAAATTCGCGCCATCTCTAATTTGGGTCGAAATACCAATGGCGAGTATTATGAGCGTCTTAATTACGCTGTTGGTGAGAGTCATGAGCCGGGATCTACCTTTAAAGTCATGGCCTTAATGGCGGCTTTGGAAGACAAGGTTATTGATACGTCATCTGTGGTCGATACTCAAAAAGGTGTCAAGCGTTTCTACGGAAGAAATATATACGACTCACATCACGGTGGCTACGGAAAAATATCTGCTGCACGAGCACTAGAAGTGTCTTCCAACATTGGTTTGGCCACAATTATTGATGAGCATTATTCTGATCAACCAAATAAATTTATTGATCATATCAAGTCTTGGCATTTAAATAAAATGCTTGGTGTCTCAATTATAGGGGAAGGTGCTCCAGTGATTCCAGAGCCAGGTGATAAGCTTTGGAGTAAAAATGCGTTGCCATCTATGGCTTATGGTTATAATCTTAAAATGACGCCGTTGCAGGTTTTGGCCTTCTACAATGCCATAGCAAATAACGGAGAAATGGTGAAACCACGATTTATAAAATCGGTTAAGGAGTTTGATAAGGATATTGAGGTTTTCGAAAAAGAGGTTATTAATGAGCAAATCTGTTCTGAAAAGACTTTAAAAGAAATACGAGAGATTCTTAAAAATATTGTCGTGCGAGGTACTGGTTCTAGTTTGTATTCCGAAAACTTCTCTATGGCGGGCAAGACTGGTACAGCCCAAACCGAATATTGGATGGATGGCTGGAAAGAGAACAAGCGTTATATCTCTTCGTTTGCAGGGTATTTTCCTGCGGAAAACCCTAAATACTCCTGTATTGTGGTCATTCATAAACCGAGTACCAATAAAGGGTATTATGGCGCAGATGTATCGGGTCCCGTATTTAAAAGAATTGCCCAAAAAATATTTACAGAAACCCCTTTGGTGGATGAGGTAGAGCAGTTGGGTGTTGTGAGTACTAAAGCAGATCAAGAGTTTCAAGATTTTTTTAAAACAGCTCAAACTTATAAAACCATTATGCCAAACGTTGTGGGCTTACCTACAATGGACGCTTTGGCATTATTAGAAAACATGGGGCTTAAGGTCACAACCAAAGGGGTTGGTACCGTAAAATACCAGTCTGTAGAAAAGGGCATCAAAGTTAAACGTAATCAAACGGTTCTCATAAATAGTTAA
- a CDS encoding UDP-N-acetylmuramoyl-L-alanyl-D-glutamate--2,6-diaminopimelate ligase, with the protein MAQLKDILYKVTINAVTGSTGVEVNAVDFDSRNIKQNDVFVAITGTAVDGHDFIETAITNGATAVVCETLPEKLQDGITYVEVAHSSQALAFMAANYYGNPSENLRLVGVTGTNGKTTVTTLLYQLFKKAGYKVGLLSTVKIMVDDQEHKATHTTPDSLTINKYLKLMNDTGVEFCFMEVSSHGIHQNRTEGLHFEGGIFTNLSHDHLDYHNSFAEYRDVKKSFFDKLPKTAFALVNIDDKNGLVMLQNTKAKTYTYALKTYADYKTKVLENEFSGLLLKLNNNELWSKLIGSFNAYNVAAIYGAAELLGLETVEILRLISELESVSGRFQYLISEEKITAIVDYAHTPDALKNVLETINSIRTKNEELITVVGCGGNRDKTKRPKMAHIASALSTKTIFTSDNPRNEVPETIIEEMEKGVEPQNFKKTLSITDRRQAIKTACQMAGPKDIILIAGKGHETYQEIKGERFDFDDYKIVSDYLKQLNK; encoded by the coding sequence ATGGCACAGCTTAAAGACATATTGTATAAGGTTACCATCAACGCCGTTACGGGAAGTACAGGGGTTGAGGTAAATGCAGTGGATTTTGACTCTCGCAACATTAAGCAAAATGACGTGTTTGTTGCCATTACGGGCACTGCTGTGGATGGGCATGATTTTATAGAAACAGCCATTACAAATGGAGCTACGGCAGTGGTCTGTGAAACGCTTCCTGAAAAATTACAAGATGGTATTACCTATGTAGAGGTTGCGCATTCTAGCCAAGCATTGGCGTTTATGGCTGCTAATTATTATGGTAATCCTTCAGAGAACTTACGATTGGTCGGGGTCACGGGAACCAATGGAAAAACAACGGTTACGACCTTGCTTTATCAGTTGTTTAAAAAGGCTGGGTATAAAGTCGGGTTATTGTCTACCGTAAAGATCATGGTAGACGATCAAGAGCATAAAGCAACGCATACCACGCCAGATTCTCTGACTATAAATAAGTACTTAAAATTAATGAATGATACCGGTGTTGAGTTTTGCTTTATGGAAGTGAGTTCGCATGGCATTCATCAAAATAGAACAGAAGGGCTTCATTTTGAAGGTGGGATTTTCACAAACCTGTCTCATGACCATTTAGATTATCACAACTCTTTTGCAGAGTATCGGGATGTGAAAAAATCCTTCTTTGATAAGTTACCAAAGACCGCCTTTGCATTGGTCAATATTGACGATAAAAACGGCTTGGTCATGTTGCAAAATACCAAGGCGAAGACCTATACCTACGCCTTAAAAACTTATGCAGATTATAAGACGAAGGTGTTGGAGAATGAGTTTAGCGGACTCCTTCTGAAATTGAATAATAATGAATTATGGTCTAAACTCATCGGGAGCTTTAACGCCTATAATGTGGCCGCTATTTACGGTGCGGCAGAATTATTGGGTTTAGAAACGGTTGAAATCTTAAGATTGATAAGTGAACTGGAGTCTGTAAGCGGACGCTTTCAATATCTCATTTCCGAAGAAAAAATAACCGCAATCGTGGATTATGCACATACGCCCGATGCGCTCAAAAATGTATTAGAGACCATTAACAGTATTCGTACTAAAAATGAAGAACTAATCACGGTGGTAGGTTGCGGTGGCAATCGTGATAAGACCAAACGTCCAAAAATGGCACATATCGCCTCTGCATTGAGTACCAAAACGATTTTTACAAGTGATAACCCTCGAAATGAAGTGCCCGAAACCATTATTGAGGAGATGGAGAAAGGTGTAGAGCCTCAAAACTTTAAGAAAACACTGTCGATTACAGATAGAAGACAGGCCATTAAAACCGCATGTCAAATGGCTGGACCTAAAGACATCATTTTGATTGCAGGAAAGGGACATGAAACCTATCAGGAAATTAAGGGAGAGCGCTTTGATTTTGATGATTATAAGATTGTAAGTGACTATTTAAAACAACTAAATAAGTGA
- the mraY gene encoding phospho-N-acetylmuramoyl-pentapeptide-transferase, protein MLYYLFEYLEQQFQLPGASVFQYITFRAALAIIFSLLFSTIFGRKIIRYLQKQQVGETVRDLGLAGQVEKAGTPTMGGIIIIISTLLPVLLLSRLDNIYVIMLIVTTIWMGLIGFVDDYIKVFKKDKEGLSGKFKVLGQVGLGIFVGAVMYFHPGVTVKQEIVNPEFSNQVVSQNAPAEFSAEESRSLKTTIPFVKDNEFDYATLVSWLGDDYKKYAWLIFIPIVIFIITAVSNGANLTDGIDGLAAGSSAIIVFALAIFAFVSGNIFFSDYLNVMFIPRLGELVVFIAAFVGALIGFLWYNTYPAQVFMGDTGSLTIGGIIAVIAIAVRKELLIPVLCGIFFAESLSVIMQVSWFKYTRNKFGEGRRIFKMSPLHHHYQKSGYHESKIVTRFWIVGIFLAILSIVTLKLR, encoded by the coding sequence ATGCTGTATTATTTATTCGAATATCTAGAACAACAATTCCAATTGCCTGGGGCAAGTGTGTTTCAGTACATCACCTTCAGGGCAGCTTTGGCTATCATCTTTTCGCTGTTGTTTTCAACTATTTTCGGAAGAAAAATCATTAGGTATTTACAGAAACAACAGGTAGGGGAAACGGTTAGGGATTTAGGTCTTGCTGGTCAAGTTGAAAAAGCAGGTACGCCAACTATGGGTGGTATCATCATCATCATTTCTACGCTTTTACCAGTGCTCTTGCTTTCTAGATTAGATAATATTTATGTAATCATGCTCATTGTCACCACGATTTGGATGGGGCTTATTGGTTTTGTAGATGATTACATCAAGGTATTTAAAAAAGATAAAGAAGGTCTTAGTGGTAAGTTTAAAGTGCTTGGCCAAGTAGGCCTCGGGATTTTTGTTGGTGCAGTAATGTATTTTCATCCCGGTGTTACAGTAAAGCAAGAGATTGTAAATCCAGAATTTTCAAATCAGGTGGTTTCTCAAAATGCGCCTGCAGAGTTTTCTGCGGAAGAAAGTCGCTCGCTTAAAACAACCATTCCTTTTGTTAAGGATAATGAGTTTGACTATGCCACGTTGGTAAGTTGGTTGGGTGACGATTATAAAAAATACGCCTGGTTGATTTTTATTCCTATTGTGATCTTTATCATCACGGCAGTCTCTAATGGAGCTAATCTTACGGATGGTATTGATGGTTTGGCTGCAGGAAGCTCGGCCATTATTGTATTTGCATTGGCGATTTTTGCCTTTGTTTCGGGTAATATTTTCTTTTCAGATTATTTGAATGTCATGTTTATCCCCAGGTTAGGGGAGCTCGTGGTCTTTATTGCGGCATTTGTAGGAGCGCTCATCGGTTTTCTGTGGTATAACACCTATCCCGCCCAAGTGTTTATGGGAGATACGGGAAGTTTGACCATTGGAGGGATCATTGCCGTTATAGCCATTGCGGTTAGAAAAGAGTTGCTTATTCCTGTGCTTTGCGGAATCTTCTTTGCAGAATCCCTATCGGTCATTATGCAGGTAAGTTGGTTTAAATACACACGAAATAAATTTGGTGAAGGACGTCGCATTTTTAAGATGTCGCCGTTGCACCACCATTACCAGAAATCTGGATATCACGAAAGCAAAATTGTAACCCGATTTTGGATTGTTGGAATTTTTCTGGCAATACTCTCTATCGTCACCTTAAAATTAAGATAG
- the murD gene encoding UDP-N-acetylmuramoyl-L-alanine--D-glutamate ligase, producing MKRLVVLGGGESGVGAALLAVAKGFEVFVSDKGIIKEKYSNVLKHHGIAFESEMHSEEKILNADLVMKSPGIPDKAALIQKLKAQGVEIISEIELASRYTNAVLVGITGSNGKTTTSALTHHILKQELEVGLAGNIGDSFAKQILEKDYPNYVLEISSFQLDDIVDFKPHIAVLLNITPDHLDRYDYQFENYIASKFRIAENQTEDDYFIYDTDDEVIASWMETHPVKSRLLPFSLTKKVENGAYLEKEIIKITIDNNEIIMPTPNLALEGKHNIKNAMAASTVAHLLKIRKQTIRESLENFQGVEHRLEHVLKINKVQYINDSKATNVNATYYALESMETPTVWIVGGQDKGNNYRELFQFVNEKVKAIICLGVDNAKLFENFGNMVDVIVETQYMSEAVKIAYKIAESGDSVLLSPACASFDLFENYEDRGRQFKDAVRNL from the coding sequence ATGAAACGGTTAGTGGTATTAGGAGGTGGCGAAAGTGGTGTGGGAGCAGCATTGCTAGCAGTAGCTAAAGGCTTTGAGGTTTTTGTCTCAGATAAAGGGATTATAAAAGAAAAGTACAGCAACGTTCTTAAACATCATGGAATTGCATTTGAAAGTGAAATGCATTCCGAAGAAAAGATTTTAAATGCAGATCTGGTCATGAAGAGTCCAGGTATACCAGATAAGGCAGCATTGATTCAAAAATTAAAAGCTCAAGGTGTTGAGATCATTTCTGAAATAGAATTGGCCTCAAGATATACAAATGCCGTTTTGGTGGGAATCACTGGGAGTAATGGTAAAACAACGACTTCAGCATTAACCCATCACATTTTAAAGCAAGAGCTAGAAGTGGGATTGGCAGGAAATATTGGTGACAGTTTTGCAAAACAAATACTGGAAAAAGATTACCCCAACTATGTGTTGGAGATCAGCAGTTTTCAGTTGGATGATATTGTAGATTTCAAACCACATATTGCTGTGTTGCTCAATATTACACCAGACCATTTAGATCGGTACGATTATCAATTTGAGAATTATATCGCTTCTAAATTTAGAATTGCTGAGAATCAAACCGAAGATGATTATTTCATCTATGATACAGATGATGAGGTTATTGCATCCTGGATGGAAACACATCCCGTAAAATCAAGATTACTGCCATTTTCCTTAACAAAAAAGGTTGAAAATGGCGCATACTTAGAAAAAGAGATTATAAAAATAACTATAGATAACAACGAAATTATTATGCCAACACCAAATTTAGCACTAGAGGGAAAACACAACATCAAGAACGCCATGGCGGCATCAACGGTGGCGCATTTACTAAAGATTAGAAAGCAGACCATTCGTGAGAGTCTTGAGAATTTTCAAGGTGTCGAGCATCGTCTAGAGCATGTGCTAAAAATCAATAAAGTACAATACATCAACGATTCTAAAGCCACAAACGTTAACGCAACGTATTATGCTTTAGAAAGTATGGAAACCCCTACCGTTTGGATTGTGGGAGGTCAAGATAAAGGGAATAACTATAGAGAGTTGTTTCAGTTTGTGAACGAAAAAGTAAAGGCCATCATCTGTTTGGGCGTAGATAATGCTAAGTTGTTTGAAAACTTCGGAAACATGGTAGATGTTATTGTAGAAACGCAATATATGAGCGAGGCAGTGAAAATTGCTTATAAAATTGCAGAATCAGGCGATAGTGTATTATTGTCTCCAGCCTGCGCCAGTTTTGATTTGTTTGAAAATTACGAAGATCGCGGTCGCCAGTTTAAAGACGCCGTAAGAAATTTATAA
- a CDS encoding FtsW/RodA/SpoVE family cell cycle protein, whose product MQLLKNIKGDRLIWAIVALLALFSFLPVYSAASNLAYVGGSGSTFTFFVKHFMHLFLGFAIIYGVHKVPYRYFRGLSMIMIPVVLVLLVVTMLQGTTIDGANASRWIQIPFVGMSFQTSTLAAVVLMVYVARYLSKIQDREVTFKETILPLWIPVFFTLILILPANFSTAAIMFVMIMMLSFIGGYPLKFLSVIIGTGILSLALFVLVAKAFPEAMPNRIDTWMSRIENFSNGEDTEADYQIEKAKIAIATGEVFGKGPGKSRQKNFLPQSSSDFIFAIIIEEYGLVGGLVLLTMYSWLLFRIVIVSQKSDTVFGKLLVLGVGLPIVFQALINMAVAVELFPVTGQTLPLISSGGTSIWMTCLAIGIVLSVSAKREEIKEQEDAEDNPLSILSEAI is encoded by the coding sequence ATGCAACTACTAAAGAACATAAAAGGAGATCGACTCATCTGGGCTATTGTGGCCTTGCTGGCACTCTTTTCATTTCTACCAGTATATAGCGCGGCAAGCAATTTGGCTTATGTGGGTGGATCTGGTAGTACGTTCACGTTTTTTGTAAAGCACTTTATGCACTTGTTTTTGGGCTTTGCAATTATTTACGGCGTACATAAAGTGCCATACCGTTATTTCAGGGGGTTGTCTATGATCATGATTCCTGTGGTTTTGGTGCTGCTAGTGGTTACCATGTTACAGGGCACTACTATTGATGGGGCAAACGCGAGCAGATGGATTCAAATTCCTTTTGTCGGGATGTCTTTTCAAACCTCTACCCTTGCAGCAGTTGTGCTTATGGTGTACGTGGCGCGTTACCTGTCTAAAATTCAGGATCGGGAAGTGACATTTAAGGAGACTATTTTGCCGCTCTGGATCCCTGTGTTTTTTACGTTGATTTTGATTTTACCTGCCAACTTTTCTACCGCAGCAATCATGTTTGTTATGATCATGATGTTGTCGTTTATTGGAGGTTATCCTTTAAAGTTCTTATCGGTAATTATTGGTACGGGCATTTTGTCTCTGGCGTTATTTGTTTTGGTAGCTAAAGCTTTTCCAGAAGCCATGCCCAATAGAATTGATACCTGGATGAGCCGGATTGAAAATTTTTCAAACGGAGAAGATACAGAAGCAGATTATCAAATAGAAAAAGCAAAGATTGCCATTGCAACAGGAGAGGTGTTCGGAAAAGGACCTGGCAAAAGCAGACAAAAGAATTTTTTACCACAATCTTCATCAGATTTTATTTTCGCCATTATTATTGAAGAATATGGTTTGGTGGGAGGATTGGTCTTATTGACCATGTACTCTTGGTTGCTATTCAGGATTGTAATTGTGTCTCAAAAGTCGGATACGGTTTTTGGTAAGTTATTGGTTTTAGGCGTTGGTTTACCAATTGTATTTCAGGCACTGATCAATATGGCGGTTGCGGTTGAGTTGTTTCCCGTAACTGGCCAAACGCTTCCGCTCATAAGTAGTGGGGGAACCTCTATTTGGATGACTTGCTTAGCCATAGGTATTGTGTTGAGCGTAAGTGCAAAACGAGAAGAAATTAAAGAACAGGAAGATGCTGAAGATAATCCGCTATCCATTTTGAGTGAAGCGATATAG
- the murG gene encoding undecaprenyldiphospho-muramoylpentapeptide beta-N-acetylglucosaminyltransferase — MKTKNPSKAYKIILSGGGTGGHIYPAIAIADELKSRFPNAEFLFVGAKDRMEMEKVPQAGYKIEGLWISGIQRKLTLKNLAFPLKLMLSLMRSRNIVKTFKPDIAIGTGGFASGPLLNMAASKKVPTLIQEQNSLPGITNKLLGKRVNTICVAYEGLERFFPKHKIVLTGNPIRKDLLDLDHKSIEAKDAFTLKHSKLVVLVLGGSLGARRINELIASKLEFFENQNVQLIWQCGKLYYQDYKQYSDLGHVQVHPFLNTMDMAYSAADIIISRAGASSVSELCVVGKPVIFIPSPNVAEDHQTKNAMAIANKKAAVLIKESDLNSEFEKHFSELISSPKKREELSINIKALALVNATTDIANEVEKLLKTNKAEKE, encoded by the coding sequence TTGAAAACAAAGAACCCATCTAAAGCATATAAAATCATCCTCTCAGGAGGCGGGACAGGAGGTCATATCTATCCTGCGATAGCTATTGCAGATGAGTTGAAATCGAGGTTCCCAAATGCCGAATTTTTGTTTGTGGGAGCGAAAGACCGTATGGAAATGGAAAAAGTGCCACAAGCTGGCTATAAGATTGAAGGGCTTTGGATCTCTGGTATTCAAAGAAAATTAACGTTAAAGAATTTAGCGTTTCCTTTAAAACTTATGCTCAGTTTAATGCGCTCCAGAAATATCGTTAAGACCTTTAAGCCCGATATTGCTATCGGCACAGGTGGATTTGCTAGCGGTCCTCTATTAAATATGGCGGCCTCTAAAAAAGTACCAACACTAATACAAGAACAAAATTCGTTGCCGGGCATTACTAATAAACTGCTGGGTAAAAGGGTAAATACCATTTGTGTGGCCTATGAAGGCCTAGAGCGCTTTTTTCCGAAGCACAAAATTGTACTCACAGGAAATCCTATTCGTAAAGACTTGTTGGATTTAGACCATAAATCTATTGAAGCTAAAGATGCCTTTACTTTAAAACACAGCAAATTAGTGGTATTGGTGCTTGGTGGTAGTTTAGGTGCGAGACGTATCAATGAGCTTATTGCCTCAAAGCTTGAGTTTTTTGAAAACCAGAATGTGCAACTCATTTGGCAATGTGGGAAGCTGTATTATCAAGATTACAAGCAGTATAGTGATTTGGGTCATGTGCAGGTACATCCGTTTTTGAACACTATGGATATGGCTTATTCTGCAGCAGATATCATCATCTCAAGAGCGGGAGCAAGTTCTGTTTCAGAGTTGTGTGTTGTGGGCAAGCCGGTTATTTTTATCCCATCGCCAAATGTGGCAGAAGACCATCAAACAAAAAATGCTATGGCCATTGCCAATAAAAAGGCAGCGGTTCTTATAAAGGAAAGTGATTTGAATTCTGAATTTGAAAAGCATTTTTCAGAACTGATATCTTCTCCTAAAAAACGAGAAGAGTTATCAATTAATATAAAAGCGTTAGCATTAGTAAATGCAACAACAGATATTGCGAACGAAGTTGAAAAACTGCTAAAAACGAATAAAGCGGAAAAAGAATAG